From the genome of Mixophyes fleayi isolate aMixFle1 chromosome 2, aMixFle1.hap1, whole genome shotgun sequence, one region includes:
- the TMEM106C gene encoding transmembrane protein 106C, whose protein sequence is MGSIMSAYTNRTTSSKQANNSRVEEDDDLLDEKDREEDIAQFPYVEFTGRDSITCPSCQGTGCIPTEQVNELVALIPYSDQRLRPQRTKLYVVLSVLLCLLICGLVVFFLFPRTVLVEDGGIRMVKVWFDNENHIVNIAMTSTLQMTNSNFYSISVDSLISQVQYMNTVIGTQQQTNVSVIQPLSEKLVNFTVKLELGGTLSYLYNFCTFQSVKVHNIVVFMRTSVKLSYIGHTSQSSLETYQYIDCGANSTILTDHHAL, encoded by the exons ATGGGGTCAATAATGTCTGCATACACCAATCGTACGACATCCTCGAAGCAGGCTAACAACTCGCGCGTTGAAGAGGATGATGATTTGTTAGATGAAAAGGACAGGGAGGAAGATATTGCCCAATTTCCTTATGTTGAATTTACAGGCCGTGACAGTATTACCTGCCCTTCCTGCCAGGGAACTGGATGCATTCCAACAG AGCAAGTGAACGAGTTGGTTGCGTTAATACCATACAGTGACCAGCGACTGCGGCCCCAAAGAAC GAAACTTTATGTCGTGCTTTCGGTTCTGCTATGCCTTTTAATTTGTGGTCTCGTGGTGTTTTTCCTGTTTCCACGAACTGTTCTTGTAGAGGATGGTGGTATCCGAATGGTAAAAGTGTGGTTTGATAATGAAAATCACATTGTGAACATTGCTATGACG aGCACATTACAGATGACCAATTCAAATTTCTATTCAATCTCTGTGGATAGCCTGATTAGCCAAGTACAGTACATGAACACTGTCATTGGAACCCAGCAGCAGACCAATGTGTCTGTTATCCAGCCGCTCAGCGAGAAActg GTGAATTTCACAGTGAAGTTGGAGTTGGGTGGGACCTTATCTTATTTATA TAACTTCTGCACGTTTCAGTCTGTGAAAGTGCACAACATAGTAGTTTTTATGCG AACATCAGTGAAGCTTTCCTACATTGGGCACACATCACAGAGCTCCCTGGAAACCTACCAATATATTGATTGTGGAGCAAACTCAACGATACTAACTGACCATCATGCTCTATAA